A DNA window from Novosphingobium sp. RL4 contains the following coding sequences:
- a CDS encoding phosphodiester glycosidase family protein, which yields MRAAAAAVLLLAACSSGDARQEAAAPPPPPCEGATFEGASFTHCTADPARHTIQMVLGPKGGAPYRSLSQLAVDRPGKNHAVAFAMNGGMFDEKGQPIGYYVEDGVRLHKLNTNEGWGNFHLQPNGVFYGDADGHWAVRATNDFARNIVNRPDFGTQSGPMLVIGGKLHPKIDADGRSRKLRNAVGVDRKGRAHFVISDEPVSFGKLGRYFRDKLDCPNALFLDGSVSSLWDPEHGRVDGGPPLGPLIVVEKATKGST from the coding sequence ATGCGCGCCGCCGCCGCGGCCGTATTGCTTCTCGCTGCCTGCTCGTCGGGCGATGCGCGGCAGGAGGCCGCCGCGCCGCCCCCGCCTCCATGTGAAGGCGCCACCTTCGAAGGCGCCTCCTTTACGCATTGCACCGCCGATCCCGCGCGGCACACCATCCAGATGGTGCTCGGCCCGAAGGGCGGCGCCCCTTACCGCAGCCTCTCGCAATTGGCGGTGGATCGGCCCGGCAAGAACCACGCCGTCGCCTTCGCGATGAACGGCGGCATGTTCGACGAGAAGGGACAGCCGATCGGCTACTATGTCGAGGACGGCGTAAGACTGCACAAACTGAACACGAACGAGGGTTGGGGCAATTTCCACCTCCAGCCCAACGGCGTGTTCTATGGCGATGCGGATGGCCACTGGGCCGTGCGAGCCACGAACGATTTCGCCAGGAACATCGTCAACCGCCCGGATTTCGGCACCCAGTCCGGCCCCATGCTGGTGATCGGCGGCAAGCTTCATCCAAAGATCGACGCGGACGGCCGATCCAGGAAACTGCGCAATGCCGTGGGCGTGGACCGCAAGGGCCGCGCCCATTTCGTAATTTCGGACGAGCCGGTTTCCTTCGGGAAGCTTGGACGCTACTTCCGTGACAAACTCGATTGCCCCAATGCGCTGTTCCTCGACGGCAGTGTATCCTCGCTCTGGGACCCGGAGCACGGGCGCGTGGACGGCGGGCCTCCGCTGGGCCCCTTGATCGTCGTCGAGAAAGCGACGAAAGGCAGTACATGA
- a CDS encoding molybdopterin molybdotransferase MoeA, whose translation MKPHLSLEEAQSRLLALVEPLPIERVDIDGALGRFLAEPLRAHRSQPPADLSAMDGYAVTADLSGPWRVIGESAAGHPYEASVGAGEAVRISTGAMLPEGAQAVILQEDLAREGQQITLTGEAPEPSHRHIRRCGMDFVEGRELLAAGTLIGPAQAALGIAAGHRHLPVRRIPRVTVIDSGDELSTDPEFCANHQVPASNGVMLVAMARSLPVDANRIGPVADKLDDLIAAFEQASDSDVIVTSGGASVGDHDLVRPALEAWGAQLDFWRVAIKPGKPLLVATRQRATGPQIIIGLPGNPVSSLVTAYQFLLPVLRALLGASRPIPQPVATRLSAPLPAAGNRREFLRGYWNGETVCANPLQDSGALASLAASNVLIDRPIGAPAANAGDVVEVFLLQNGGIA comes from the coding sequence GTGAAGCCGCACCTTTCCCTCGAGGAAGCGCAGTCCCGTCTTCTTGCACTTGTCGAGCCTCTCCCCATCGAGCGGGTCGATATCGACGGCGCGCTCGGACGCTTTCTAGCGGAACCCTTGCGCGCTCATCGCAGTCAGCCTCCGGCTGATCTCTCGGCAATGGATGGATATGCCGTAACCGCCGACCTGTCGGGGCCTTGGCGCGTTATTGGCGAGAGCGCGGCCGGCCATCCTTACGAAGCGTCAGTCGGCGCGGGCGAAGCAGTAAGGATTTCGACCGGTGCGATGCTGCCTGAGGGCGCCCAAGCCGTTATCCTTCAGGAAGACCTCGCTCGCGAGGGGCAACAGATCACCCTGACGGGAGAGGCACCCGAACCTAGCCACCGCCATATCCGGCGCTGCGGCATGGACTTTGTGGAAGGCCGCGAACTTCTCGCCGCCGGTACTTTGATCGGCCCGGCGCAAGCCGCGCTCGGCATTGCCGCCGGCCATCGCCACCTGCCCGTCCGACGGATTCCGCGGGTAACCGTCATAGATAGCGGCGACGAACTCTCGACCGACCCTGAGTTCTGCGCCAACCATCAGGTTCCTGCCAGCAACGGCGTCATGCTGGTTGCCATGGCCCGCTCTCTTCCGGTGGATGCGAACCGGATAGGCCCCGTGGCCGACAAGCTCGATGACCTCATCGCCGCCTTCGAACAGGCGAGCGATTCTGACGTCATCGTGACCAGCGGGGGTGCCTCGGTCGGCGATCACGATCTTGTCCGCCCGGCCCTCGAAGCATGGGGCGCACAGCTGGACTTCTGGCGCGTGGCCATCAAGCCGGGCAAGCCCCTGCTCGTGGCGACCCGCCAGCGCGCTACCGGGCCGCAAATTATCATCGGATTACCGGGGAATCCGGTATCCAGCCTTGTGACAGCCTATCAGTTTCTCCTGCCTGTCCTGCGGGCCCTGTTGGGGGCTTCACGGCCAATCCCACAGCCGGTTGCAACCCGGCTTTCGGCCCCCCTGCCCGCTGCGGGCAACCGCCGGGAGTTTTTGCGCGGTTACTGGAACGGCGAGACGGTCTGCGCGAACCCGCTTCAGGACAGCGGCGCTCTGGCATCGCTCGCGGCAAGCAATGTACTGATCGATCGCCCCATTGGCGCGCCGGCCGCGAATGCAGGAGATGTTGTTGAAGTGTTCTTGCTCCAAAATGGCGGTATTGCTTGA
- the trpD gene encoding anthranilate phosphoribosyltransferase: protein MTVASLPDPLHPIEEAEAEEAFGAILDGKVDDEAIVRFLIALTDRGETAGEIAGAARAMRARMIPIAAPGNAIDVCGTGGDGHHTLNVSTAVSLVVAACGVPVAKHGNRAASSKAGAADTLEALGLNLDRAAETAEETLGDLGICFLFAARHHPAMGRIMPIRKAIGRRTIFNLMGPLANPANVKRQLVGIARPAYVPIYAEALMHLGSEHSFVISGDEGLDELSLAGGNEVAEIRHGELSMRRISPEDVGLPISPVGAIRGGDAAHNADALRRLLLGETGAYRDAVLLNAAGALIVAGEVETWQEGVEEAAEAIDKGLANALLNCWISALKS, encoded by the coding sequence ATGACTGTGGCAAGCCTTCCCGATCCGCTGCACCCTATCGAGGAAGCCGAAGCCGAAGAGGCTTTCGGTGCTATCCTCGATGGCAAGGTCGATGACGAAGCCATCGTTCGCTTCCTCATTGCCCTGACCGACCGCGGCGAAACCGCCGGCGAGATCGCCGGCGCTGCTCGCGCGATGCGGGCACGGATGATCCCCATCGCAGCGCCCGGCAACGCTATCGACGTTTGCGGCACCGGCGGCGACGGGCACCATACTCTCAACGTCTCCACAGCGGTCTCGCTGGTGGTAGCAGCCTGCGGCGTCCCGGTCGCCAAGCACGGCAACCGTGCGGCCAGTTCCAAGGCCGGCGCGGCCGATACCCTCGAAGCGCTGGGCCTCAACCTGGACCGGGCTGCCGAAACCGCGGAAGAAACGCTCGGCGACCTTGGCATCTGCTTCCTGTTCGCCGCGCGCCACCACCCCGCGATGGGCCGCATCATGCCCATCCGCAAGGCGATCGGCCGCCGCACGATTTTCAACCTCATGGGCCCGCTCGCCAACCCCGCGAACGTCAAGCGCCAGCTCGTCGGCATTGCCCGCCCTGCCTATGTGCCGATCTATGCCGAAGCGCTGATGCACCTCGGCAGTGAGCACTCGTTCGTCATATCCGGGGATGAAGGGCTCGACGAACTCAGCCTCGCCGGCGGCAACGAAGTGGCCGAGATCAGGCATGGCGAACTCTCAATGCGCCGGATATCGCCGGAAGATGTCGGCCTGCCGATATCGCCGGTCGGCGCCATCCGCGGCGGCGACGCCGCTCACAACGCCGATGCCCTGCGCCGCCTTTTGCTGGGTGAAACCGGCGCTTATCGCGATGCCGTGCTGCTGAACGCCGCCGGCGCACTGATCGTCGCCGGTGAAGTCGAAACCTGGCAGGAAGGCGTCGAGGAAGCGGCGGAAGCCATCGACAAGGGCCTCGCCAATGCCCTGCTCAACTGCTGGATTTCAGCGCTCAAGTCCTGA
- a CDS encoding peptidylprolyl isomerase translates to MLSFFRNFLKSKIGAGIALLVLVLITLAFVGGDITGQRDSAGLVSGASVATVGKDDVEEGELALAAKSALTRVQGQDPTMTMKALIAQGGLEQVLDELIDRTATAFFGKKVGVVAGDRLIDSEIARIPAFQGVDGKFDQATFRQLLAQQGLSEKSLREDIAQGLIAQQLMLPAQFGTTMSSFAAKRYASLLDENRSGSVVALPSQAFFPEKAPTDAELQAFYKAHTNAFIRPERRVIRYAAFGEDAVGNLAAPTAAEIAKRYETDKALYAPQDNRKITQLIVPTEAAAKAVASEVAGGKTLEAAAQEKGLSAAKLEFFSKQQLASQFSPAVADAVFATPTGKLTSPQKSALGWHLIRVEEEQKKPERPLAAVSDEIVAKLTEEKKRTAFTDLLAKIEDEFANGASLVEVAKSVGATVETTAPITANGQVYGKAGETAPAQLQPVLATAFGMDQEKPQASQVGKDATQFGGKNYIVYDVTQITPSAPAPIKEITNDVKAAWALDKGSAAAKAAALKVQAAMRQGKTLEQAIAASGAKVPPVEQVSMSRATLTAALRSGRQVPPPVSLMFHMAKGTVKVQAAGQDRGWFVVVLKEVVPGKVDSPVLVEGTQRELGGQLGQAYTDALGKAIRKEVGVTKHDKAIAAVRRQLDGAGSAE, encoded by the coding sequence ATGCTCTCTTTCTTCCGTAACTTCCTGAAGTCCAAGATAGGTGCCGGCATCGCGCTGCTGGTCCTGGTGCTCATTACCCTGGCTTTCGTCGGCGGCGATATCACCGGCCAACGCGATTCCGCGGGCCTGGTGTCCGGTGCTTCCGTGGCCACAGTCGGCAAGGACGACGTAGAAGAAGGCGAGCTCGCACTTGCCGCCAAATCCGCGCTGACCCGCGTGCAAGGGCAGGACCCGACGATGACCATGAAGGCGCTCATCGCGCAGGGTGGTCTCGAGCAGGTTCTCGACGAACTGATCGACCGTACCGCCACGGCGTTTTTCGGCAAGAAAGTCGGCGTGGTCGCCGGTGATCGCCTGATCGACAGCGAAATCGCCCGTATCCCCGCCTTCCAGGGCGTCGACGGCAAGTTCGACCAAGCCACGTTCCGCCAGCTTCTCGCTCAGCAGGGACTGTCCGAGAAGTCGCTGCGCGAGGATATTGCGCAGGGCCTGATCGCGCAGCAGCTCATGCTGCCCGCGCAGTTCGGCACCACGATGTCGAGCTTCGCCGCCAAGCGCTACGCTTCCCTCCTTGACGAGAACCGCTCGGGTTCGGTCGTGGCGCTGCCCTCGCAGGCGTTCTTCCCCGAGAAGGCCCCGACCGACGCGGAACTCCAGGCATTCTACAAGGCTCACACAAACGCCTTCATCCGTCCCGAACGCCGCGTGATCCGTTACGCAGCCTTCGGCGAGGACGCGGTTGGCAACCTGGCCGCACCCACCGCAGCGGAAATCGCCAAGCGCTACGAGACCGACAAGGCTCTTTATGCCCCGCAGGACAACCGCAAGATCACGCAGTTGATCGTGCCTACCGAAGCTGCCGCCAAGGCGGTCGCCAGCGAAGTCGCCGGGGGCAAGACCCTCGAAGCGGCCGCGCAGGAAAAGGGCCTTTCGGCTGCGAAGCTTGAATTCTTCAGCAAGCAGCAGCTTGCCAGCCAGTTCTCTCCGGCCGTCGCAGACGCCGTCTTCGCGACCCCGACAGGCAAGCTGACCTCACCGCAGAAGAGCGCGCTCGGTTGGCACCTGATCCGCGTGGAGGAAGAACAGAAGAAGCCTGAGCGCCCCCTCGCCGCTGTCTCGGACGAAATCGTCGCGAAGCTGACCGAGGAAAAGAAGCGCACCGCCTTCACCGACCTGCTCGCCAAGATCGAGGACGAGTTCGCGAATGGCGCCAGCCTCGTCGAAGTCGCCAAGTCGGTCGGCGCCACCGTCGAAACCACCGCGCCGATCACCGCCAACGGACAGGTCTACGGCAAGGCCGGGGAAACCGCGCCTGCGCAGCTCCAGCCCGTTCTCGCCACCGCGTTCGGCATGGATCAGGAAAAGCCGCAGGCATCGCAGGTCGGCAAGGATGCGACCCAGTTCGGCGGCAAGAACTACATCGTCTACGACGTGACCCAGATCACGCCGTCGGCGCCTGCTCCGATCAAGGAAATCACCAACGACGTGAAGGCCGCCTGGGCGCTGGACAAGGGCTCGGCCGCAGCCAAGGCCGCTGCGCTCAAGGTTCAGGCAGCAATGCGTCAGGGCAAGACGCTGGAACAGGCCATTGCCGCCAGCGGCGCCAAGGTACCACCTGTCGAACAGGTCTCCATGTCGCGCGCCACGCTCACCGCCGCACTGCGTTCGGGCCGTCAGGTACCGCCGCCGGTGTCGCTGATGTTCCACATGGCCAAGGGCACCGTGAAGGTGCAGGCAGCCGGACAGGATCGCGGCTGGTTCGTCGTCGTCCTCAAGGAGGTCGTGCCAGGCAAGGTCGATTCGCCGGTCCTCGTCGAAGGCACCCAGCGTGAGCTGGGCGGCCAGCTCGGCCAGGCCTATACCGACGCCCTCGGCAAGGCGATCCGCAAGGAAGTGGGCGTCACCAAGCACGACAAGGCTATCGCAGCCGTTCGCCGCCAACTCGATGGCGCCGGCAGCGCCGAGTAA
- the moaC gene encoding cyclic pyranopterin monophosphate synthase MoaC, whose amino-acid sequence MSKSLTHIDTEGTARMVDVGSKNETRRVAVASGRIVMTQDALEAIQAGNAPKGDVLGTARIAGIMAAKKTGDLIPMCHPLLLDAVNLDFTFDAQAISAKATVSLSGKTGVEMEAITAVSVALVTIYDMAKALDKGMIIGDIRLIEKTGGKSGHWRAEAL is encoded by the coding sequence ATGAGCAAGAGCCTGACGCACATCGATACCGAAGGGACCGCACGCATGGTCGACGTCGGCTCCAAGAATGAGACACGGCGTGTCGCGGTGGCCTCCGGCCGCATCGTGATGACGCAGGATGCGCTCGAAGCGATCCAGGCCGGCAATGCCCCCAAGGGAGATGTCCTGGGCACTGCCCGTATCGCCGGCATCATGGCCGCTAAGAAGACCGGTGACCTTATCCCGATGTGCCACCCGCTGTTGCTTGATGCCGTAAACCTCGATTTCACGTTTGACGCACAAGCCATATCCGCCAAGGCAACGGTAAGTCTAAGCGGCAAGACTGGCGTTGAAATGGAAGCGATTACAGCGGTTTCCGTCGCACTCGTAACAATCTACGACATGGCGAAAGCGCTTGATAAGGGCATGATCATCGGCGACATTCGCCTGATCGAGAAGACAGGTGGAAAATCGGGCCACTGGCGAGCTGAAGCGCTGTGA
- the trpC gene encoding indole-3-glycerol phosphate synthase TrpC: protein MSDKLTEICDTKRVEVETRKGFATVNDLDARAVGQSAPRGFEAALRRKAQDGFALIAEIKKASPSKGLIRPDFRPAEHAVAYERGGAACLSVLTDAPYFQGHEDYLEDARAACALPVIRKDFMVDPWQVAEARAIGADAILIIVAALDDVLMAELEAAAHERGMDCLVEVHNESEMERASRLKSRLIGVNNRDLKHFVTDIAITERLAPLAPGGTLLVSESGINAHSDLIRLSGCGARTFLVGESLMREADVEAATKALLFG, encoded by the coding sequence ATGTCCGACAAGCTTACCGAAATCTGCGACACCAAGCGCGTGGAAGTCGAAACCCGCAAGGGCTTCGCCACCGTGAACGACCTCGACGCTCGCGCCGTGGGCCAGTCCGCTCCGCGCGGTTTCGAGGCTGCGCTGCGCCGCAAGGCCCAGGATGGCTTTGCCCTGATTGCGGAAATCAAGAAAGCTTCGCCGTCCAAGGGACTGATCCGGCCTGATTTTCGCCCGGCAGAACATGCTGTCGCCTATGAGCGCGGCGGCGCGGCTTGCCTTTCGGTCCTCACCGACGCTCCCTATTTCCAAGGCCACGAGGACTATCTGGAGGATGCTCGCGCTGCATGCGCATTGCCGGTCATCCGCAAGGACTTCATGGTCGATCCCTGGCAGGTCGCAGAGGCCCGCGCGATCGGCGCGGACGCCATCCTCATCATCGTTGCCGCTCTCGACGACGTCCTGATGGCTGAACTCGAAGCAGCTGCTCACGAACGGGGCATGGATTGCCTCGTCGAAGTTCACAACGAATCTGAAATGGAGCGTGCAAGCCGGTTGAAATCGCGCCTGATCGGGGTCAACAATCGCGATCTCAAGCACTTCGTCACGGATATCGCCATTACCGAACGTCTGGCCCCCCTCGCACCCGGAGGGACCCTGCTCGTCAGTGAAAGCGGGATCAACGCCCATTCCGATCTGATCCGTCTGTCAGGTTGCGGTGCGCGGACGTTCCTGGTCGGCGAAAGCCTGATGCGCGAAGCTGACGTGGAAGCTGCGACCAAAGCACTGCTTTTCGGCTGA
- the trpE gene encoding anthranilate synthase component I yields the protein MERESDRLAALAQLSEGKPALLWRKLVADTETPVAAALKLFEEGRGDFVLESVEGGETRGRYSLIGLDPDLVFRAEGHACEINRNWQHDRESFTALPGDALAELRALVESCRFDVPPQLPPALACLVGYFGYETIGLVEKLPRAPQSALSLPDMLFVRPSLILVFDRLSDELFCVAPLWPEAGAPERLVELAAERIDEALRKLAAPVPAAPTATDLAEPVQTPVMAAADYEAMVLRAKNYIEAGDIFQVVLAQRFTCDFPLPPLALYRSLRRINPSPFLYFLDMPGFALIGSSPEILVRVREGEVTIRPIAGTRPRGKSAAEDKANEVSLLADPKERAEHLMLLDLGRNDVGRVAAAGSVEVTDSYTIERYSHVMHIVSNVVGQLDTERHDAIDAVFAGFPAGTVSGAPKVRACEIIAELEPETRGAYAGGVGYFAPDGSVDSCIVLRTGVLKDGVLHVQAGAGIVADSDPVYEQRECEAKSGALFAAAREAVRVAGEPGFGQ from the coding sequence ATGGAACGCGAATCGGATCGCCTTGCAGCATTGGCGCAGCTCTCTGAAGGCAAGCCTGCGCTGCTCTGGCGCAAGCTTGTCGCCGACACCGAGACCCCGGTCGCCGCCGCGCTGAAGCTCTTCGAGGAAGGGCGCGGGGATTTCGTGCTGGAATCCGTCGAGGGCGGCGAAACGCGCGGGCGCTACAGCCTGATCGGCCTTGACCCCGACCTGGTGTTCCGCGCCGAAGGCCACGCCTGCGAGATCAACCGCAACTGGCAGCACGACCGGGAGAGCTTCACCGCCCTTCCCGGCGACGCCCTGGCGGAACTGCGCGCGCTCGTCGAAAGCTGCCGGTTCGACGTGCCGCCGCAACTTCCCCCGGCACTTGCCTGCCTCGTCGGCTATTTCGGCTACGAGACGATTGGCCTGGTCGAGAAGCTGCCGCGCGCGCCGCAAAGCGCGCTTTCCTTGCCTGACATGTTGTTCGTGCGCCCCTCACTGATCCTCGTGTTCGATCGCCTTAGCGACGAACTGTTCTGTGTCGCGCCGCTCTGGCCGGAAGCAGGAGCGCCCGAGCGTCTGGTCGAACTCGCAGCGGAACGCATCGACGAGGCCCTGCGCAAGCTGGCCGCGCCGGTGCCCGCCGCGCCCACCGCTACGGATCTCGCCGAGCCGGTACAGACCCCGGTCATGGCTGCTGCCGACTACGAAGCCATGGTCCTCAGGGCAAAGAACTACATCGAGGCCGGCGACATATTCCAGGTGGTGTTGGCCCAGCGCTTCACTTGCGACTTCCCGCTGCCGCCCCTCGCGCTTTACCGCTCGCTGCGCCGCATCAATCCTTCGCCATTCCTCTATTTTCTCGACATGCCCGGCTTTGCGCTGATCGGATCGAGCCCTGAGATCCTCGTGCGCGTGCGCGAGGGCGAAGTGACGATCCGCCCGATCGCCGGCACCCGCCCGCGCGGCAAGAGCGCTGCCGAGGACAAGGCCAACGAAGTGAGCCTCCTCGCGGATCCCAAGGAACGCGCCGAGCATCTCATGCTGCTCGACCTCGGCCGCAACGACGTGGGCCGCGTGGCGGCCGCCGGTTCCGTTGAAGTGACCGACAGCTACACGATCGAGCGCTACAGCCACGTCATGCACATTGTCTCGAACGTGGTCGGCCAGCTCGACACGGAAAGGCACGATGCCATCGACGCCGTCTTCGCGGGCTTCCCGGCCGGCACTGTCTCCGGTGCCCCCAAGGTCCGCGCCTGCGAGATCATCGCGGAACTCGAACCGGAAACGCGCGGAGCTTACGCAGGCGGCGTGGGCTATTTCGCGCCGGACGGTTCTGTCGATTCCTGCATCGTCCTGCGCACCGGTGTCCTCAAGGACGGCGTGCTCCACGTGCAGGCGGGAGCCGGTATCGTTGCCGACAGCGATCCCGTCTACGAACAGCGCGAATGCGAGGCCAAGTCCGGCGCGCTGTTCGCCGCCGCCCGCGAAGCCGTGCGCGTCGCCGGGGAGCCGGGTTTCGGCCAGTGA
- a CDS encoding anthranilate synthase component II: MILVIDNYDSFTWNLVHYVMELGAEVEVVRNDALTAAQAIDSGAQGFLLSPGPCTPNEAGISLDLVGAAADAGKPLLGVCLGHQSIGQYFGGKVVRGGLMHGKTSPVTHDDTGVFQGIPSPFTATRYHSLIVEDIPQALKVNARSDDGHVMGFRHATLPIHGVQFHPESIATEHGHAMLANYLKLCGLDPKLPARLAA, from the coding sequence ATGATCCTCGTCATCGACAATTACGACAGCTTTACCTGGAACCTGGTCCATTACGTGATGGAACTCGGCGCCGAAGTGGAAGTGGTGCGCAACGACGCCCTGACCGCCGCGCAGGCCATAGACAGCGGCGCGCAGGGTTTCCTTCTCTCGCCCGGCCCCTGCACGCCGAACGAGGCGGGTATCAGCCTCGATCTCGTGGGCGCCGCTGCCGACGCCGGCAAGCCGCTTCTCGGTGTCTGCCTTGGCCATCAGTCGATCGGTCAGTACTTTGGCGGCAAGGTCGTGCGCGGCGGCCTGATGCACGGCAAGACTTCCCCTGTCACCCATGACGATACCGGCGTCTTCCAGGGCATCCCCTCGCCCTTCACCGCGACGCGCTATCATTCGCTCATTGTCGAGGACATTCCGCAGGCGCTCAAGGTCAATGCCCGTTCGGACGATGGCCACGTCATGGGCTTCCGCCATGCCACGCTGCCGATCCACGGCGTGCAGTTCCACCCGGAAAGCATCGCGACCGAACACGGCCACGCGATGCTGGCAAACTATCTCAAGCTCTGCGGCCTCGACCCGAAGCTTCCGGCCCGCCTCGCCGCATGA
- the lexA gene encoding transcriptional repressor LexA, giving the protein MLTRKQHELLRFIQVRLEESGISPSFEEMKEALDLKSKSGVHRLISALEERGFIRRLPNRARALEVLRQPEDATSKPARSTPAANSNDTAAPVRAPQIAPAPANDVIEIPLHGRIAAGVPIEAFEGQSMLPVPAALLGSGEHYALEVSGDSMIDAGILDGDFALVKRTNTARDGEIVVALVRGAEATLKYLRREAGMVRLDPANAAYEPQIYGPDEVEVQGKLAGLLRRYH; this is encoded by the coding sequence ATGTTGACGCGCAAGCAGCACGAATTGCTCCGGTTCATTCAGGTCCGGCTTGAGGAAAGCGGCATCTCGCCCAGCTTCGAGGAAATGAAGGAAGCGCTGGACCTCAAGTCCAAGTCCGGCGTTCACCGCCTGATTTCCGCCTTGGAGGAACGGGGTTTCATTCGCCGCCTCCCCAATCGCGCTCGCGCTCTCGAAGTCCTGCGCCAGCCTGAGGATGCAACGTCCAAACCTGCAAGATCGACTCCGGCGGCGAACAGCAACGATACTGCAGCGCCTGTCCGCGCACCCCAGATCGCACCTGCCCCCGCGAACGATGTCATCGAAATCCCACTCCACGGCCGCATCGCCGCCGGCGTGCCGATCGAGGCCTTCGAAGGACAGTCCATGCTCCCGGTTCCCGCAGCGCTGCTTGGTTCGGGCGAACACTATGCGCTCGAGGTTTCGGGTGATTCGATGATAGACGCGGGCATCCTCGACGGCGATTTCGCCTTGGTGAAGCGCACCAATACCGCTCGCGACGGTGAAATTGTCGTCGCTCTCGTGCGAGGGGCTGAAGCCACGCTCAAGTATCTGCGCCGCGAAGCCGGAATGGTGCGCCTTGACCCTGCCAATGCCGCTTACGAACCGCAGATTTATGGGCCTGACGAAGTCGAGGTTCAGGGCAAACTGGCCGGACTGCTACGCCGCTATCACTGA